The DNA window TGGACCAGGCGGGCGCCCCGTGCGACCGTGCTGGCCCCGCGGAGGTGCCGCCGCGGGCCCCGCCCAGGCGCCCCAATCCGCGAGATCGCCACTTAACCCTCGAGAACGTCTGCTAGAGGTACGTTCTCGAGGGTTACCCGGCGATCTCGGCGGTTAAGTGACGTTCTCGAGGGTTACCCGGCGATCTCGCGGACCGCCACGCCGATCCCCCACCGCCCCACACCACCGCCCACTGAATAACCTTCCTGTTACTTCCAGTCGCCGTCCTGATCCCCGGCCCCGGGCAGAGGGCGGGGTCGGAGCGAATGAGAGGAGTCCCCATGCCTACAACCCGCACGATCACCATTGATCCCGCGGTCGGCGCCCGCTACATCTCGCTCTCCGACCGGCCTGTGGCGAGCACGGAGGAGTTCTCCGACAGCATCCTCGTGGATCTCGACGAGTTCGGGGTCGCCGTCGGGATCGAGGTCCTCGATCCCGACGCCGAACTGCCGCTGACCGACCTGTGCCGACAGCTGCACATCCACAAGGATGACGAACCGCACCTCGCCAGACTCCTGCCGACGCTGCGGTACTCGCTGCGGTTCACACTGGTCTCGTCCCCCGACCCGACAATCCGGGCCCGCACGGCGACGGTGGACCGCTCGTCCTCGTCCCAGGCGGCCTGAGGGACGTTGAGCCGGTCCCCGGCTGCTCCGGCCCCGAGTCGGCTCGTGACCGACCGCCCCGTCCCGCAGACGGGGCGGATATCGATCAGTATTACACTCGTCACATGGAAACCATTGACGGCGTGCCCGTCACGGACGAGATGATCCAAGCTTGGGCCGATGAGGCGGAGCGCGGATACGACGTCGAGGTGCTGCGGGCGCATAGTCGCCGCCCCACGGGGGACGACGCGGCGAGGATCGTCCCGGTCCGCATGGATGAGGACCTCGTCGCGGCGGTGGATCGGCGCGCCGTCAGGGACGGCACCAGTCGGTCGGAGATCATCCGCTCGGCCGTCCGCGCCTTCGTCGCGTGAAGGTCCACCGCTCGGCGCTCAAGCACGGCGTGAGCACCGAGGACGCCCTTCACGCCGTCGAGCACCGGATCTACGAGAGTCACCCAGACGACGACATGCCGGCCGAGCAATTCCTCATGGGATTCGACCGCTGTGGGTGACTCCTGGAGGTCGTCGTCCTCACCTTCGACAGCGGCAACCGACTGGTCATCCACGCCATGAAGGCGCGCCGCCACCTCCTCGACCTGATCGACTGACGTATCACTCGACGGCGAGGACGGCCCGCCGCCGATTGCGCGTTCTCGAGCGCGAACACGGTCGGGGAACGCGCAACGGGAGATGCGCGCCGGGCCATGGCGCCGACGTTCGAGCCGGGCTCCGGACGCTCCGGCCCCGCGCTGAGCGCAGCGCCCCGCCCCGTCCCGGGGGCGGCGGGGCGGGGCGGTGGCGGACCGGTTGACGGCGGTGACGCGGGCGACTCCGCGTTCGTCGCCGGCTCGGGCGCGCCGGCGCGTCCGGCGACGGCCGACGGCGCGTCGGCCGCGGCCCGGGCGGCGCGGGGTCAGTTGTCGCGCAGGATGGCCAGGATGCGCAGGAACTCGACGTAGAGCCACACGATGGTCACGACCAGGCCGAAGGCTCCCGCCCAGGCGTAGCGGGTGGGCAGGCCGCGCTCGACGCCGCGCTGGATGGCCTCGAAGTCCATGGCCAGGCTGAAGGAGGCCATGACCACGGCCAGCACGCCGACGATCAGGCCCAGCGGGATGCCCATGACCTCCACGCCGCGCAGGCCCCACGGGTCGTCGACCACGCCGGTGACCATGAGCAGGAAGTTGACCACGCTGAACAGCAGGTAGCCGCCCATGGCCACCACGAGAATGCGCGCGGCCCTGCCCGTCACCCGGAAGCCGGCGAACTTGTAGGCGCACAGCATGACGGTGAAGGTGGCCAGGGTCGCCAGCACCGCCTGGACCACGATGCCCGGGTAGAGGATCTCCATGACACCGGACACGGATCCGAGCATGGCGCCCTCGAACAGGGCGTAGAGCATAATGAGCACGGGGCTGGGCTCCCGCTTGAAGGAGTTGACCAGGCCCAGGATCAGGGCGCCCACGGCGCCGCCGATCATGAGCGGGTAGCCCAGGGCCACCGTGTCCGGGTTGGACACGAGGTTCCAGGCCAGGGCCCCCACGGCGAGGATCACGGCGAAGATGCCGGCGGTGCGGATGATGACGTCGTCGTAGGTCATCCGCCCGCGATCGACGTTGGTGGCACTGGGGGCGCCGTACTGGGCCTCGAGCTGGGACAGCTGCTGGGGCGAGACGCTCTGGGGGCCGGCCTGGCCGTAGCCCGCGGGGGCCTGGCCGTACCCGGCGGAGGCCTGCCCGTAAGCGGCCTGGGCCCGCCCGGCCCCGGGCTGGTAGCCGGGCATGGTGGGGTAGCCG is part of the Actinomyces sp. oral taxon 414 genome and encodes:
- a CDS encoding DUF2283 domain-containing protein, with translation MPTTRTITIDPAVGARYISLSDRPVASTEEFSDSILVDLDEFGVAVGIEVLDPDAELPLTDLCRQLHIHKDDEPHLARLLPTLRYSLRFTLVSSPDPTIRARTATVDRSSSSQAA
- a CDS encoding ribbon-helix-helix domain-containing protein yields the protein METIDGVPVTDEMIQAWADEAERGYDVEVLRAHSRRPTGDDAARIVPVRMDEDLVAAVDRRAVRDGTSRSEIIRSAVRAFVA
- a CDS encoding Bax inhibitor-1/YccA family protein, whose product is MSNPFFSRSAAFNGRGPVAPAQTVTPNGYPTMPGYQPGAGRAQAAYGQASAGYGQAPAGYGQAGPQSVSPQQLSQLEAQYGAPSATNVDRGRMTYDDVIIRTAGIFAVILAVGALAWNLVSNPDTVALGYPLMIGGAVGALILGLVNSFKREPSPVLIMLYALFEGAMLGSVSGVMEILYPGIVVQAVLATLATFTVMLCAYKFAGFRVTGRAARILVVAMGGYLLFSVVNFLLMVTGVVDDPWGLRGVEVMGIPLGLIVGVLAVVMASFSLAMDFEAIQRGVERGLPTRYAWAGAFGLVVTIVWLYVEFLRILAILRDN